The genomic region CGCATCCCGCTGGCCGAGCTGACCTGGCGGTTCGGCCCGAGCGGCGGCCCCGGCGGGCAGCACGCCAACCGCTCGAACACCCGCGCCGAGGTGCGCTTCGACGTCGCCGGCTCGCCCTCGCTCGGCCCCCGCCAGCGGGCCCGCCTGCTCGAGCGGCTGGGCGAGGAGGTGCGGGTGGTGGCCGACGACGAGCGCTCCCAGCTGCGCAACCGGGAGCTGGCGCTCAACCGCCTCCGCTCCCGCCTGGCCGACGCCCTGCGCCGCGACCCGCCGCCCCGCCGCCCGACGGCGCCGTCGGCCGGGGCCAGGGAGCGCCGCCTCGAGGCCAAGCGCCGCACCGGCCAGCGCAAGCGGGGCCGGGGCGCCCGCTGGTCACCGTCGGCCGACGAGTAGCTCCGCCGCCCGGGGCAACCCGCCTCCTCGTCGCGGCTATCAGGACATTCCTCGCCGTGCTCACTTATGCATCGGCTGGTCGAATCGCGACGTAACTGCACCGACGCTAGGGTAAGGCGATCCAATCGACGCGGAGGGTTATGTGGCGGCGACGTTGATATCAATTTTCAACCACAAGGGTGGAGTATCAAAAACCACGACGGCGTTTAATCTGGCCTGGATGCTTGCAAAGAGAGGGCAGCGAGTCATCTTGGTCGATGCCGATCCACAGTGCAACCTCACCGGCGTCATTCTCGGTCTGAACGCAGAGTGGCCTCCAGAGGACATCTCGCAAGAGGAATTCGACGAGGAAAGTGAGGGCTTCTCAGAAAGCCAGGAGGCGAGCGAGGGCTTCTGGACGAGGAATTTTGATAGAACACTCTACGGCGCGCTGAAGCCAGCGTTCGAGTCCGAACCGCGGATCATGGAGCCGGTGGACTGTCTAGCAGTCGACGGCTGCTCGGGATTGTTCCTACTTCCTGGCCACCTGCGCTTGGGTGAGTACGAGGTCACGCTAAGCGTGGCGCAGGAACTAAGCGGTTCACTCCTTCCGCTTCGTAATCTCCCCGGTGCTGTTCATTACCTCTTGACAGAGACAGCCGAGAGCCTAGAGGCAGACTTCGTCATAGTTGATATGAGCCCTAGTCTCGGTGCATTGAATCAGAACATTGTTAGTGTGAGTGACCTTCTCTTCGTGCCAACGGCGCCCGACTATTTCTCCATGATGGCGTTACAGTCGTTGGCGCGCGTGTTGCCACGCTGGTCCCGGTGGGCGCGAGCAGCGAGCAACAATGAAGTGTTGTCCGAAGCCGCCTACCCATTTCCCGCCCCTCGACTGAAGCTCGCCGGCGCAGTCATCCAACGGTATCGTCTATACCGCGCGCCGACGGCCGCCCAGCCTTACGGCACCCCTACGGGGCCTTTCCGCGCGTGGATCGAGAAGGTCGCGGATGCGCTCGAGAACGAGTTCGTTCCGGCGCTTCGCGAAGCAGGCCTGACGTTTCCGGCGAGCGTCTATCGCGAAGCTGGTATTCCCAAGACCCGAGTACTGGCGCAGGTGCAGGAGTTCAACAGCCTCCTCCCGAAGTCGCAGGAGCATCGCGTCCCGGTGTACGAGCTGACTCCCGCGCAGCTCCAGCAAGTAGGAGTTGTGCTCGACGGGTCGATGCGTCAGATCTCGAGCTTGCGAACCATTTTCACGGATCTGGCTACGAAGATAGAAGCGCTCGCTGCGGCACAACGCCTGTAATGTCCTCGTCTGCCGCGTTTGGCGTCTTTGAAAGACTCGAGGACCAGGTGAGAGCGGTTGGCTCGGTCGCCAGTAAAAACGACATCAACGAGCCTGTTGCTGCGGCGCTCGTCCGATCGTGCATAGTGCTGGCGGTAGCAGCATGGGACACGTATGTCCATGAGCAGGGGGTACGCCTGCTCGAGCTTTGCGTTCATGGCGATACAGCTGGCCGTGTAGCGAGATACCTTGGTGGCGGGGTGAAGCCTCTGGAGTTGCAGGGCGACGATGGCCTCGGCCTTATTCGATACCGCCTTTCATACCGTACGTTGGTGGCCCCGGAGCGGGTTGATGAACTCCTGGTAGCGAGCGGCCTGGATCCAGCGCAGGTCTGGCTGAAGTCGGCTATGGGGCTTGGGTCACGCCCAGATCGGATCAAGACGCAGCTCCAATTGCAGTATGACCGCAGAAATCAGATCGCGCACGAGGGAGACTGGGACGCCGCGTCGCTAGAGTTTCGGAAGGTACATCTCGGCCATGTTGGAGATTGCCTCGACTTCATAAAGGGGCTTGTAATGCAGTTCGACTCATTGCTGTAGTCGCGACCCCGGACGCGTCACCTTCCTCCGCCGCCCGGGGGAGGGGCGAACCCGACCGGCGGGGGAGGACGGGGGCGGCGGGCGTCCGTACCGTCGACCCCATGACGACGACGCGGTGCGACGAGCGGTGGGGGGCGGCGAGCGCGGGGCTGACGGCCGTCGGGGCCGTGTGGGCGGCGGTCGCGGTGATCAGCGTCTTCGCCCCCGACCTGGTGTCCGGGAGCGAGCACGAGCACCTGCCGGTGGCCGCCGTCGCCACCTGGGTGTGGGGCCTCGTCGCCACCTCGGCCGTGGCCCGCACCGTCGGCCGGGCCCCGTCGCCGGCCGCGCTGCGCCCGCTCGCCACCGCCGTCGGCACCGTCTGGCTGGTGGCCGCGGCCGTGGCCGTCGCCGGGCCGGTGCTCGTGACCGGCAGCGACCCGACCAGGGTGCCGGTGGCGGCCATGGTCGCCCCGGTCGGCGCCGCGCTCGTCACCCGGCTGGTGTGCGACCTGCTCGTGACCCCCGGCGGTACGGTGGCCCCGTGGGCGGCCCCGACCCGACGGCCGAGCGCCTGACGGCGATCTGCCGGGCCCTCCCCGAGGTCGAGGTGGCGGCCGAGCGCCAGCACACCTCCTACTCGGTGCGGGGCAGGCGCTTCGCCTGGCACCTCGTCGACCACCACGGCGACGGGCGGGTGGCGCTGCACTGCCGGGCCGCCCGGGGCGAGAACGAGGCGCTGGCCGGCGCCGAGCCGGAGCGCTTCTTCCTCCCGCCCTACCTCGCCCGCCACGGATGGGTCGGGCTGTACCTCGACGTGGGCGCCGTGGACTGGGGCGAGGTCAGGGCGCTGGTCGTGGAGGCCTACCGGATGGCGGCGCCGAAGCGGCTGGCCGCCGGGGTCGAGTAGCGGCGGGCGCCGGTCAGCGGGCCTCGCAGGACGGGCCGGCGCACGTGCGCAGCCGCTCGAGCAGGGCGTGGAGCCACTCCCGGTCGGTGGCCAGGCGGGGGTCGGCGGCCCGGTTCTCGAGCTGGTACGGGTCGCGGCCGAGGTGGTACAGCTCGGTCTCGCCGGTGGCGTGCTCGACCCAGGTCCACTCGGCCGTGCGCACGCCGGCGTAGGGGGCGGCGCCGAACGCCTCGAGCAGGATGGCCCGGTCCTCGTAGGCCGCCGGGTCGGCGACCACGGACTGGAGCGGCACGCCGTCCATCACCCGGGCCGGGGTGGCCTCGGCGGCGGCGACGATCGTCGGCGCGATGTCGACGTTGGCCACCGGGACGTGCACGCCGACGCCGGCCGGGAACCCCGGTCCGGCGACGAGCAGCGGGACCCGGACGGACTCCTCGTAGGGCAGCACCTTGCCCTGGGCGATGCGGTGCTGGCCCTCCATGAACCCGTTGTCCGAGGTGAAGATGATGATCGTGTCCTCGTACTCGCCGATCTCCTCCAGGGCGTCGACCAGCCCGCGGACGAGGTCGTCGACGGCGAGCAGCGACTCCAGCCGCCGCCGGTAGCGCACGTCGAGGGCGGCGACGGCGGCCTCGTCGAGCAGCGGCCGGTCGGCCACGGCGGCCGGCTTGTCGGACACGTCGGCCTCGTTGAACGACGGCGGGCGGGGGACCGGGGCGTCCTCGAAGCGCCCGAGGTGGCGGGGCGCGGGGGTCGACTGGTTGCCGTCGGCCCCGTGGGGCGCGAGCGGGGCGACCTCGAGGAAGAAGGGCTCGTCCTGCCCGGCCCGGCTGCGCACCACCTCGGCGGCGTGGGCCGCGTACACGTCGGTCGAGTAGTCCTCCGGGTCGCCGTGGAAGTGCAGGAACGTGTCGTCGTCGAGGACGGTGTAGCCGTAGTACACGTGGCCGGGCGCCACCTTGGCGAACCAGTCGTCCCACCCGGGCGGGACGACGGCCGGCGTGTCCCGGTCGCCGTAGCCGTTGAGGTACTTGCCGACGAAGGCCGTGTAGTAGCCGGCCTCGTCGAGCCAGGTGGCCAGCGTGTTGGTGTGGTCGAGGGCCCGGTAGCCGCCGCGGGGCCAGTGGTTGCCGAGCACGCCGTGGTTGTGGGCGTACTGGCCGGTGAGCATCGTCGCCCGCGACGGGCAGCAGAGCGGGAAGCTGACGACGGCGTCGGAGAACGTCGTGCCCCGCCGGCCGAGCTCGTGGTTGACGTAGCGCAGCACCCACTGGTTCTCGAGCGTCTGGTCGTCGGTGAGCACGAGCACGACGTTCGGCCGGTCGTCCGCCGCCTGCGCGGCGGCCGGGGCGGGCCGGTGGGCGCCGGTGCCGACCGTGGCGACGACGGCGGCGAGCAGCGCCGCGCAGGCGACGCGACGGCCCACCGCCTTCCG from Acidimicrobiales bacterium harbors:
- the arfB gene encoding alternative ribosome rescue aminoacyl-tRNA hydrolase ArfB is translated as MATPGDERETSGGAAGLRVNGSLRIPLAELTWRFGPSGGPGGQHANRSNTRAEVRFDVAGSPSLGPRQRARLLERLGEEVRVVADDERSQLRNRELALNRLRSRLADALRRDPPPRRPTAPSAGARERRLEAKRRTGQRKRGRGARWSPSADE
- a CDS encoding AAA family ATPase, which encodes MAATLISIFNHKGGVSKTTTAFNLAWMLAKRGQRVILVDADPQCNLTGVILGLNAEWPPEDISQEEFDEESEGFSESQEASEGFWTRNFDRTLYGALKPAFESEPRIMEPVDCLAVDGCSGLFLLPGHLRLGEYEVTLSVAQELSGSLLPLRNLPGAVHYLLTETAESLEADFVIVDMSPSLGALNQNIVSVSDLLFVPTAPDYFSMMALQSLARVLPRWSRWARAASNNEVLSEAAYPFPAPRLKLAGAVIQRYRLYRAPTAAQPYGTPTGPFRAWIEKVADALENEFVPALREAGLTFPASVYREAGIPKTRVLAQVQEFNSLLPKSQEHRVPVYELTPAQLQQVGVVLDGSMRQISSLRTIFTDLATKIEALAAAQRL
- a CDS encoding MmcQ/YjbR family DNA-binding protein, translating into MGGPDPTAERLTAICRALPEVEVAAERQHTSYSVRGRRFAWHLVDHHGDGRVALHCRAARGENEALAGAEPERFFLPPYLARHGWVGLYLDVGAVDWGEVRALVVEAYRMAAPKRLAAGVE
- a CDS encoding sulfatase, with amino-acid sequence MSSRPPLPTTERPTRKAVGRRVACAALLAAVVATVGTGAHRPAPAAAQAADDRPNVVLVLTDDQTLENQWVLRYVNHELGRRGTTFSDAVVSFPLCCPSRATMLTGQYAHNHGVLGNHWPRGGYRALDHTNTLATWLDEAGYYTAFVGKYLNGYGDRDTPAVVPPGWDDWFAKVAPGHVYYGYTVLDDDTFLHFHGDPEDYSTDVYAAHAAEVVRSRAGQDEPFFLEVAPLAPHGADGNQSTPAPRHLGRFEDAPVPRPPSFNEADVSDKPAAVADRPLLDEAAVAALDVRYRRRLESLLAVDDLVRGLVDALEEIGEYEDTIIIFTSDNGFMEGQHRIAQGKVLPYEESVRVPLLVAGPGFPAGVGVHVPVANVDIAPTIVAAAEATPARVMDGVPLQSVVADPAAYEDRAILLEAFGAAPYAGVRTAEWTWVEHATGETELYHLGRDPYQLENRAADPRLATDREWLHALLERLRTCAGPSCEAR